The following are encoded in a window of Geobacter metallireducens GS-15 genomic DNA:
- a CDS encoding serine protein kinase PrkA, with the protein MDTISRALHHMDRSANEWEHLAPIPFEEFLKILVANPTRVIRNVFQVFHDMVMSHIDIGADEYPDDPESIHFIPYDCRRLFVEGTDHPFFADRLFANRFVGLVEALKRGSLQNKIYVFEGPPGSGKSTFLNNLLLKFENYVNTDAGIRYEAVWRLDRQAFGGFTRHETAVFLDKLSKLLEEHDFSQDELLAAEHALHPGDDYVEIPCPSHDNPLLVIPKQLRRQFFDDLFKNDEMKWRLFTEKEYEWLFRDTPCTICSSLYQALLARLKSPAAVLGMLHARPYRFNRRLGEGVSVFNPGDKPMRNSVFTNEMLQSRINAILKDSNLVKYLFSEYAKTNNGIYSLMDIKGHNTDRLIELHNIVSEGVHKVDDLEENVDSLFLALMNPEDKSNIEGYQSFLDRIEYIKIPYVLDLNTEVEIYRNTFGKHIDHSFLPRVLHNFARIIIASRMDERSFAMHEWIPEPHRYSTFCDFNLQLLKMEIYTGFIPPWLSEEDRKRLTAKRRRQIISEGENEGHRGFSGRDALKIFGEFYSTFARKDKLITMTILIAFFTKVHPELGKQLPNGFLDALRGLYNFTILQEVKESLYYYNEEQISRDVQNYLFAINFEPEVDETCTWTRDKLHISESFFEGIESRLLGANGRDRAQRLAFRKEIQREYAAHTLAQEILFEGKGITATRLYRTLFDKYVFNLKEKALDPFLENVNFRRAIKDFGKEEFKTYDKRIRDDVTFLVNNLCSKFRYTKNGAKEVCIYAIDNDLAKAYGST; encoded by the coding sequence ATGGACACCATAAGCAGGGCATTACATCACATGGACCGGAGCGCGAACGAATGGGAGCACCTAGCCCCCATTCCCTTCGAGGAGTTCCTGAAGATTCTCGTGGCCAATCCCACGCGGGTCATCCGCAACGTTTTCCAGGTCTTCCATGACATGGTCATGAGCCACATCGACATCGGCGCCGACGAGTATCCCGACGACCCCGAATCGATCCATTTCATCCCCTATGACTGCCGTCGCCTCTTCGTGGAGGGGACCGACCATCCCTTCTTCGCCGACCGCCTCTTCGCCAACCGGTTCGTGGGGCTTGTGGAGGCCCTGAAACGGGGTTCCCTCCAGAACAAGATCTATGTTTTCGAGGGGCCGCCAGGAAGCGGCAAGAGCACCTTCCTCAACAACCTGCTCCTGAAGTTCGAGAACTACGTCAATACCGACGCGGGAATACGCTACGAGGCGGTCTGGCGTTTGGACCGCCAGGCATTCGGGGGGTTCACCCGGCACGAGACAGCAGTTTTTCTCGACAAGCTTTCCAAGCTCCTGGAGGAGCACGACTTCAGTCAGGATGAGCTCCTGGCGGCGGAGCACGCCCTCCATCCGGGGGATGACTACGTGGAGATCCCCTGCCCCTCCCACGACAATCCCCTCCTCGTGATCCCGAAGCAGCTCAGGCGCCAGTTCTTCGACGACCTGTTCAAGAACGACGAGATGAAGTGGCGTCTCTTCACCGAGAAGGAGTACGAGTGGCTCTTCCGCGACACCCCCTGCACCATCTGCAGCTCCCTCTACCAGGCGCTCCTGGCCCGGCTGAAAAGCCCGGCGGCGGTCCTCGGCATGCTCCACGCCCGCCCCTACCGTTTCAACCGGCGCCTCGGCGAGGGGGTCAGCGTCTTCAACCCCGGCGACAAGCCGATGCGCAACAGCGTCTTCACCAACGAGATGCTCCAGAGCCGGATCAACGCCATTCTCAAGGACAGCAACCTGGTGAAGTACCTCTTCTCCGAGTATGCCAAGACCAACAACGGCATTTACTCCCTCATGGACATCAAAGGGCACAACACCGACCGGCTCATCGAGCTCCACAACATCGTGAGTGAAGGGGTACACAAGGTGGACGACCTGGAGGAGAACGTCGACTCCCTGTTCCTGGCCCTCATGAACCCCGAGGACAAGAGCAACATCGAGGGGTATCAGTCGTTCCTGGACCGGATCGAGTACATCAAGATACCCTACGTGCTGGACCTCAACACCGAGGTGGAGATCTACCGTAACACCTTCGGCAAGCACATCGACCACAGCTTCCTGCCCCGGGTCCTCCACAACTTCGCCCGGATCATCATCGCGTCGCGCATGGACGAACGCTCCTTCGCCATGCACGAGTGGATCCCCGAGCCCCACCGCTACAGCACCTTCTGCGATTTCAACCTCCAGCTTCTCAAGATGGAGATCTATACCGGGTTCATCCCCCCCTGGCTTTCGGAGGAGGACCGCAAGCGCCTCACTGCCAAGCGGCGGCGCCAGATCATCTCCGAGGGGGAGAACGAGGGGCACAGGGGCTTTTCGGGGCGCGACGCCCTGAAGATCTTCGGCGAGTTCTATTCCACCTTTGCCCGCAAGGACAAGCTGATCACCATGACCATCCTCATCGCCTTCTTCACCAAGGTCCACCCGGAGCTGGGGAAGCAGCTCCCCAACGGCTTCCTCGACGCCCTCAGGGGACTCTACAATTTCACCATTCTCCAGGAGGTGAAGGAATCTCTCTACTACTACAACGAGGAGCAGATCTCCCGGGACGTTCAGAACTACCTCTTTGCCATCAACTTCGAGCCCGAGGTGGACGAAACCTGTACCTGGACCAGGGACAAGCTCCACATCAGCGAGTCATTCTTCGAGGGGATCGAGAGCCGTCTTCTGGGGGCCAATGGCCGCGACCGGGCGCAGCGTCTCGCGTTCAGGAAAGAGATCCAGCGGGAGTACGCCGCCCACACCCTGGCCCAGGAGATCCTCTTCGAGGGGAAGGGAATCACCGCTACCCGTCTCTACCGGACTTTGTTCGACAAATATGTCTTCAACCTGAAGGAGAAGGCCCTGGACCCCTTCCTGGAGAACGTCAACTTCCGCCGCGCCATCAAGGATTTCGGGAAAGAGGAGTTCAAGACCTACGACAAGCGGATCCGCGACGACGTCACCTTCCTCGTCAACAACCTCTGCAGCAAGTTCCGCTACACCAAGAACGGCGCCAAGGAGGTCTGCATCTACGCCATCGACAACGACCTGGCCAAGGCGTACGGCAGCACCTGA
- a CDS encoding metallophosphoesterase, producing the protein MNLFLLVFFLVYGGTHAYFFVKARGAFGFGPSIGTLLAFFLALMAIAPVLVRITERQGWEFTACFLAWTGYLWMGLLFFFFSASLAMDLFHLVLKGGGTLLQRDPSLLIIGRRAAFGIAAAYAVLACLSSYMEARHIRSRRIVIPTTKLPATIPKLTIAQISDVHLGLIVRKERLENILARVREARPDIVVSTGDLVDGQINDLSALEKPLAELSPRYGKFAVTGNHEVYVGLDQAIGFTRRGGFTVLRGEGVTAGGVVNIAGVDDPATPSPPHAERNALAGLPADRFTILLKHRPRIDGETVGRFDLQLSGHVHGGQLFPFGLLVRLSYPYMDGFYRLANGSALSVSRGSGTWGPPLRFLAPPEVTIIELIPFG; encoded by the coding sequence GTGAACCTCTTTCTGCTCGTCTTTTTCCTGGTCTACGGCGGCACTCACGCCTATTTCTTCGTCAAGGCGCGGGGGGCCTTCGGCTTCGGCCCATCCATAGGCACCCTCCTCGCTTTTTTCCTGGCGCTCATGGCCATCGCGCCGGTCCTCGTCCGTATCACCGAGCGGCAGGGGTGGGAATTCACAGCCTGCTTCCTGGCCTGGACCGGCTATCTCTGGATGGGCCTCCTCTTTTTCTTCTTTTCCGCATCTCTTGCCATGGATCTCTTTCACCTCGTTCTCAAGGGGGGAGGAACGCTCCTGCAGCGCGACCCGTCCCTCCTGATCATCGGAAGAAGGGCCGCCTTCGGCATCGCCGCAGCCTACGCAGTATTGGCATGCCTGTCGAGCTACATGGAGGCACGACACATCAGGTCCCGGCGGATCGTTATCCCCACCACGAAACTTCCCGCCACGATCCCGAAGCTGACGATAGCGCAAATTTCCGATGTCCATCTGGGTCTGATTGTACGGAAGGAACGGCTTGAGAATATCCTGGCCAGAGTCAGGGAGGCCAGGCCCGACATCGTCGTCTCGACGGGGGATCTGGTGGACGGCCAGATCAACGACCTGTCGGCTCTGGAGAAACCCCTGGCGGAGCTCTCGCCCCGGTACGGAAAGTTCGCGGTAACCGGCAACCACGAGGTTTACGTCGGTCTCGACCAGGCCATCGGTTTCACTCGCAGGGGAGGATTTACGGTCCTGCGGGGGGAGGGGGTGACCGCCGGGGGAGTGGTAAACATCGCCGGGGTCGACGACCCCGCAACCCCTTCGCCGCCCCATGCCGAACGGAACGCCCTGGCGGGACTTCCCGCCGACCGTTTCACCATCCTTCTCAAGCATCGCCCCCGGATCGACGGGGAGACCGTTGGACGCTTCGACCTCCAGCTCTCGGGCCACGTCCACGGCGGCCAACTCTTCCCCTTCGGGCTCCTGGTCCGTCTCTCCTATCCCTACATGGACGGCTTTTATCGGCTGGCGAACGGGTCAGCCCTCTCCGTGAGCCGCGGCAGCGGCACCTGGGGTCCGCCGCTCCGTTTCCTGGCCCCCCCCGAGGTTACCATCATCGAGTTGATCCCCTTCGGCTGA
- a CDS encoding HDOD domain-containing protein, with amino-acid sequence MNVDNRIARAEELLATIPELPTVPTVIVSIVQKLHDPEVDIQEILDLLLMDQVLTIRLLRLANSPYYSTMKNIVSLKEAILYLGLDHIKEVIYTCSIVDLFREGKGVIDRATLWSHALGVALVSKRIAKKVGYAEPDNAYIAGLLHDIGEVFLNYYLEPMFAQIAQKAKAEGHSFHGVESLLLGTTHNEVGHVIGRRWNVPKFVTDAMLYHHEPTHAPQDDAGLVSIIAVADQFCRWRSIDYGGYEVSEGGETEYAAWCRMAGHFPGIDADAIETILRDLDNAIEDIRLQVESIFLFI; translated from the coding sequence ATGAATGTCGACAACCGGATTGCCAGGGCCGAAGAGTTGCTGGCCACGATTCCCGAACTTCCAACCGTCCCGACGGTTATTGTCAGCATTGTACAAAAACTTCACGACCCCGAGGTGGATATTCAGGAAATTCTCGACCTTCTCCTCATGGACCAGGTGCTGACGATCAGGCTCCTGCGGCTGGCCAATTCTCCCTATTACAGCACCATGAAAAACATCGTCTCCCTGAAAGAGGCGATCCTATACCTGGGGCTGGATCACATCAAAGAGGTCATCTACACCTGCTCGATCGTCGACCTGTTCAGGGAAGGAAAGGGGGTCATCGATCGGGCAACACTCTGGTCCCACGCCCTTGGCGTCGCCCTGGTCTCCAAGAGGATCGCCAAAAAGGTCGGCTACGCCGAACCGGATAATGCGTATATTGCCGGGTTGCTCCACGACATCGGCGAGGTATTCCTCAACTACTATCTCGAACCGATGTTTGCCCAGATCGCCCAGAAGGCCAAGGCAGAGGGGCATTCCTTCCACGGGGTCGAGTCCCTGTTGCTCGGCACCACCCACAACGAAGTGGGTCACGTCATCGGCAGACGGTGGAATGTTCCGAAATTCGTGACTGATGCCATGCTCTACCATCATGAGCCGACCCACGCTCCCCAGGATGATGCCGGCCTCGTTTCCATCATCGCCGTCGCTGACCAGTTCTGCCGCTGGCGGAGCATCGACTACGGCGGGTATGAGGTGAGCGAGGGGGGCGAGACCGAATACGCGGCGTGGTGCCGCATGGCCGGGCACTTTCCCGGCATCGATGCAGACGCCATTGAGACGATCCTCCGTGACCTGGACAACGCCATTGAAGACATCAGGCTCCAGGTGGAATCGATCTTCCTGTTCATCTGA
- a CDS encoding DUF4126 domain-containing protein yields the protein MDILALLGTATGIALFSGLRLYTTILAIGLALRFGSFHLPQGLAGLSVLADWRVLAIAAACFVVEFLADKIPLVDTVWDGIHTFIRPIGAAVLGYTVIGNYDPWIQVAIVLACGGIGFTAHSAKAGTRVILNQSPEPISNIGASLVEDLFAVGGSLIALTHPLLMLGGVVVFLLVFAFLARKIVHLLIGRFRRPRGDMNAPS from the coding sequence ATGGATATACTAGCACTGCTGGGGACGGCCACCGGCATCGCACTCTTTTCGGGGCTGAGGCTCTACACGACAATCCTTGCCATTGGCCTTGCCCTGCGATTCGGCTCCTTCCATCTTCCACAAGGCCTGGCAGGGCTTTCGGTCCTTGCCGACTGGCGGGTGCTTGCCATTGCGGCGGCATGTTTCGTTGTCGAATTCCTGGCGGACAAGATTCCCCTCGTCGATACGGTCTGGGACGGGATCCACACCTTTATCCGCCCAATCGGGGCCGCGGTGCTCGGCTACACCGTTATCGGCAACTATGATCCGTGGATTCAGGTGGCGATCGTCCTCGCCTGTGGCGGCATCGGCTTCACCGCCCATTCGGCAAAGGCGGGCACCCGTGTGATCCTCAACCAGAGCCCGGAGCCCATCAGCAACATCGGGGCAAGCCTGGTGGAGGACCTCTTCGCCGTGGGCGGCTCCCTGATCGCCCTGACACACCCCCTTCTGATGCTGGGAGGGGTCGTGGTATTTCTCCTTGTCTTTGCCTTCCTCGCCCGCAAAATCGTGCATCTACTGATCGGCAGGTTCCGACGCCCCAGGGGCGACATGAATGCCCCATCGTGA
- a CDS encoding KUP/HAK/KT family potassium transporter, translating into MDQHKGDASLGGIVKALGLVFGDIGTSPIYTLTVIFTLTQPTRENVFGILSLVFWTMTILVTMEYAWLAMSLGRKGQGGEIVLREIIMKLVKTGRLVAFAGFLSFVGVSLLLGDGVITPAISILSAVEGLLLIPGLEGLSTGTLVAIAAAIAIGLFSVQFKGTDRVAGAFGPIMAVWFSTLAVTGVVSALSMPEIVEAINPWHAFTFFRENGLAGYFVLSEVILCSTGGEALYADMGHLGRRPIVKSWYFVFMALYLNYLGQGVFAITHPEAKNLLFGMVRDQMPTLYIPFLILTIMATIIASQSIISGVFSIVYQGITTRLLPLMRVDYTSREIKSQIYLGAVNWSLMVAVILVMLLFRKSENLAAAYGMAVTGSMTITGIMMIIVFAHTTKKWRALVALVITLIDAAYLLSTFSKIPHGAYWSLILASIPFVTIIIWTRGQRSLYHALKPLDLETFLISYEQIYAKGPIRGTGLFFTRDTDVVPPYVVHCIIRSNIIYERNVFISLVITDEPLGVETELIKGIGPGLDAFRIEAGYMEVVDIEALLKANGIQEKVIFYGVEDISTRNPLWRVFSVFKKLTPNFVQFHKLPASRLQGVVTRVEM; encoded by the coding sequence ATGGACCAGCATAAGGGAGACGCCTCACTGGGTGGAATCGTCAAGGCGCTCGGCCTCGTCTTCGGCGACATCGGCACGAGCCCCATTTATACCCTTACCGTCATCTTCACCCTGACCCAGCCGACGAGGGAGAACGTCTTCGGCATCCTGTCGCTGGTCTTCTGGACTATGACGATCCTGGTGACCATGGAGTACGCCTGGCTCGCCATGAGCCTGGGACGCAAGGGGCAGGGGGGGGAGATCGTCCTGCGGGAGATCATCATGAAGCTGGTGAAGACGGGGCGTCTCGTGGCCTTTGCCGGCTTCCTCTCCTTCGTGGGGGTATCGCTCCTGCTGGGTGACGGGGTTATCACCCCCGCCATCAGTATCCTCTCCGCCGTGGAGGGGCTCCTCCTGATCCCCGGCCTCGAAGGGCTCTCCACCGGGACCCTTGTCGCCATCGCCGCCGCCATCGCCATCGGCCTCTTCTCAGTCCAGTTCAAGGGGACCGACCGGGTGGCCGGCGCCTTCGGCCCCATCATGGCGGTCTGGTTCAGCACCCTCGCCGTCACCGGCGTCGTTTCCGCCCTCTCCATGCCCGAGATTGTGGAGGCGATCAACCCGTGGCACGCCTTCACCTTCTTCCGGGAGAACGGTCTGGCCGGCTACTTCGTTCTCTCCGAGGTGATCCTCTGCTCCACGGGGGGCGAGGCCCTTTACGCCGACATGGGACACCTGGGGCGCCGCCCCATCGTCAAGTCGTGGTACTTTGTCTTCATGGCCCTCTACCTCAACTACCTGGGGCAGGGGGTCTTCGCCATTACCCACCCGGAGGCGAAAAACCTCCTCTTCGGCATGGTCCGGGATCAGATGCCGACCCTCTACATCCCGTTCCTCATTCTCACCATCATGGCCACCATCATCGCCTCCCAGTCCATCATCAGCGGGGTCTTCTCCATCGTCTACCAGGGGATCACCACACGGCTCCTGCCGCTCATGCGGGTCGACTACACCTCCCGGGAGATCAAATCCCAGATATACCTGGGGGCCGTCAACTGGTCCCTCATGGTGGCGGTCATCCTCGTGATGCTCCTTTTCCGCAAGTCCGAGAACCTGGCCGCCGCCTACGGCATGGCGGTCACCGGCTCCATGACCATCACCGGCATCATGATGATCATCGTCTTCGCCCACACCACCAAGAAGTGGCGGGCCCTGGTGGCCCTGGTGATCACCCTCATCGACGCCGCGTACCTCCTCTCCACTTTCTCCAAGATCCCCCACGGAGCCTACTGGTCCCTGATCCTGGCGTCGATCCCCTTTGTCACCATCATCATCTGGACCCGGGGACAGCGCTCCCTCTACCACGCCCTGAAACCCCTCGACCTAGAGACTTTCCTCATCTCCTACGAGCAGATTTATGCCAAGGGGCCCATCCGGGGGACCGGACTCTTCTTCACCCGCGATACCGACGTGGTCCCCCCCTACGTGGTCCACTGCATCATCCGGAGCAACATCATCTACGAGCGCAACGTCTTCATCTCCCTCGTCATCACCGACGAGCCCCTGGGGGTCGAGACCGAGCTGATCAAGGGGATCGGGCCGGGGCTTGACGCCTTCCGGATCGAGGCCGGATACATGGAGGTGGTGGACATTGAGGCGCTCCTCAAGGCGAACGGCATCCAGGAGAAGGTCATCTTCTACGGGGTCGAGGACATCTCCACCCGCAACCCCCTCTGGCGGGTCTTCTCGGTCTTCAAAAAGCTCACCCCAAATTTCGTCCAGTTCCACAAGCTGCCGGCCAGCCGCCTCCAGGGTGTCGTGACGCGGGTGGAGATGTAA
- a CDS encoding KUP/HAK/KT family potassium transporter — protein MVQEHTESFWGGIIKSMGLVFGDIGTSPIYTLTVIMTLTKPDAEHVLGILSLIVWTLIILVSVEYAWLAMSLGRKGEGGTIVLKEILVRLLKSGRQVAFVGFLAFMGVSLLLGDGIITPAISILSAVEGMRLIPGWENLAQGVLIFIAAVIALILFIFQFKGTDKVAGAFGPIMVIWFGALTLSGIVSIAGTPEVVSAVSPHHAVTFLMHNGLAGFFILSEVILCATGGEALYADMGHLGRKPIIRAWYFVFSALVINYLGQGAFILRNPNETNILFSMVKSQAPILYIPFLCLTIMATIIASQALISGVFSIVYQGITTRILPLMKVDYTSTHLKSQIYIGSVNWSLLVAVIFIMLIFKKSENLAAAYGLAVTGTMFITGIMMTMIFSHTTKKWKVPIALAVTLIDLVYLTANFHKLPHGGYWSLILASIPLAIMIIWTQGQKALYRALRPLDLDTFLLSFGQIYAKGHNIPGTGLFFVRETAVVPPYVIHCIIRSNIIYERNVFVSLNRSDEPFGVKANLTKGIGPGLDSFEILAGYMELVDIERLLKKKGIEEKVIFYGIEDIATNNPFWRVFSTIKRQTANFVQFNKLPVSKLQGVVTRVEM, from the coding sequence ATGGTGCAGGAACACACGGAATCGTTCTGGGGCGGAATCATCAAGTCCATGGGGCTTGTTTTCGGCGACATCGGCACGAGCCCCATCTATACCCTCACGGTCATCATGACCCTGACGAAACCGGACGCCGAGCATGTCCTCGGCATCCTCTCCCTCATCGTCTGGACCCTCATCATCCTCGTCTCCGTGGAGTATGCCTGGCTCGCCATGAGTCTCGGCCGCAAGGGAGAGGGGGGGACCATCGTTCTCAAGGAGATCCTGGTCCGGCTCCTGAAATCGGGGCGCCAGGTGGCCTTCGTCGGCTTTCTTGCCTTCATGGGGGTCTCGCTCCTGCTGGGGGACGGCATCATCACCCCGGCCATCAGTATCCTCTCCGCCGTGGAGGGGATGCGGCTGATCCCGGGATGGGAGAACCTTGCCCAGGGGGTCCTGATTTTCATTGCGGCGGTCATCGCCCTCATCCTGTTCATCTTCCAGTTCAAGGGAACCGACAAGGTGGCCGGCGCCTTCGGGCCGATCATGGTCATCTGGTTCGGCGCCCTGACTCTGTCGGGGATCGTGTCGATCGCCGGCACTCCGGAGGTCGTCAGCGCGGTGAGCCCCCATCACGCCGTGACCTTCCTGATGCACAACGGCCTGGCCGGGTTCTTCATCCTCTCGGAGGTGATCCTCTGCGCCACCGGGGGAGAGGCCCTCTACGCCGACATGGGGCACCTGGGGCGAAAGCCGATCATCCGGGCCTGGTACTTCGTCTTCAGCGCCCTGGTCATCAACTACCTGGGGCAGGGGGCCTTCATCCTGAGAAACCCCAACGAAACGAACATTCTCTTCTCCATGGTGAAGAGCCAGGCGCCCATTCTCTACATTCCCTTCCTCTGCCTCACCATCATGGCCACCATCATCGCATCCCAGGCCCTCATCAGCGGGGTCTTCTCCATCGTCTACCAGGGGATCACCACCCGGATCCTCCCCCTCATGAAGGTGGATTACACCTCCACGCACCTGAAATCCCAGATATACATCGGCTCCGTCAACTGGTCACTGCTAGTGGCGGTCATCTTCATCATGCTCATTTTCAAGAAATCGGAAAACCTGGCCGCGGCCTACGGCCTGGCGGTCACCGGCACCATGTTCATCACCGGCATCATGATGACCATGATCTTCTCCCACACCACCAAAAAGTGGAAGGTCCCCATCGCCCTCGCGGTGACCCTCATCGACCTGGTCTACCTGACGGCCAACTTCCACAAGCTCCCCCACGGCGGCTACTGGTCCCTGATCCTTGCCTCGATTCCCCTGGCGATCATGATCATCTGGACCCAGGGGCAAAAGGCACTCTACCGGGCGCTCAGGCCCCTGGACCTGGACACGTTCCTCCTCTCCTTCGGGCAAATCTACGCCAAGGGGCACAACATTCCCGGCACCGGACTTTTCTTCGTGCGGGAGACGGCGGTGGTCCCCCCCTATGTGATCCACTGCATCATCCGGAGCAACATCATCTACGAACGGAACGTCTTCGTCTCCCTGAACCGCTCCGACGAGCCCTTTGGCGTCAAGGCCAATCTCACGAAGGGGATCGGGCCGGGGCTCGACAGTTTCGAGATCCTCGCCGGCTACATGGAGCTGGTTGACATCGAGCGGCTCCTCAAGAAGAAGGGAATCGAGGAGAAGGTCATCTTCTACGGCATCGAGGACATCGCCACCAACAACCCTTTCTGGCGCGTTTTCTCAACCATCAAGCGGCAGACCGCCAACTTCGTCCAGTTCAACAAGCTGCCGGTCAGCAAGCTGCAGGGTGTTGTGACGCGGGTGGAGATGTAA
- a CDS encoding peptidase U32 family protein has product MHKPYEQKKKPELLAPAGSLEAFFAAMEKGADAVYAGLREFSARAKAKNFPLTQMERMVAYAHGLGRKVYITLNTLVKEGELPQLVETLAALEAMGADAVILQDLGVARLIRDHFPGLPRHASTQMTIHNLPGARMLRDMGFERVVLARELHLDDIRHISRESGVEIECFIHGALCFAISGQCYFSSFLGGHSGNRGRCAQPCRRHYRYRQNEGYFFSTNDLSTVDLIPDLSAAGVASLKIEGRMKSAEYVASVVEAYRLVLDAPERKRAEAAARAKEILKFSFGRVPTKGFMASRTPTDIAIPTLRGATGRFLGEVKSVRGDRLTFETKDRLFVGDRVRVQPKSDMAGKAFTVKDIFVGKERVKSAKERSIVTVVSPFAFKAGDAVFKVSSETAFTMSENACLKRLDAVKPGKIPCALELSLAGETLRIGAQAAGAEFAAEFPVGLLEPSTTSDMAGVLRAQFSRTGETPFELLGLDAPGFPSVLIPPARLKDIRRDFYRRLGEKVAAGVAQRRAEARKRALASLVPPGHPRREVKGEVTVRIEHLRDTAILRQQGVDAIILPVSRANIHQVPLAARKLRGDEGRIIWHLPFVIFDADLPFYQEAVALLTGQGFRRFELSNLSHFPLLAGRDVELSTDYRLFSLNTQAIMAWHELGVTTSTLYIEDDVENMAVLLGAPVPVRRRVLVYGGVPAMTTRVAIKGVKGDAPLVSDRGEEYEVAVRGDLTTITPAVRFSVTHFRGRLQEAGCGSFVVDLSQAPRERWRPILDALARGEGVPGTSEFNFVMGLV; this is encoded by the coding sequence ATGCATAAACCCTACGAACAAAAGAAAAAACCGGAACTTCTCGCCCCGGCCGGCTCCCTGGAGGCCTTCTTCGCCGCCATGGAGAAGGGGGCTGACGCGGTCTACGCGGGGCTCCGGGAGTTCTCAGCCCGAGCCAAGGCGAAAAACTTTCCCCTCACCCAGATGGAGCGGATGGTGGCCTACGCCCACGGCCTCGGCCGCAAGGTCTACATCACCCTCAACACCCTGGTGAAGGAGGGGGAACTGCCGCAGCTCGTGGAGACCCTCGCCGCCCTGGAGGCCATGGGGGCCGATGCCGTCATCCTCCAGGACCTGGGGGTTGCCCGTCTCATCCGGGACCACTTTCCGGGCCTTCCCCGCCATGCCTCCACCCAGATGACCATCCACAACCTCCCCGGCGCCCGGATGCTCAGGGATATGGGGTTCGAGCGGGTGGTCCTGGCACGGGAGCTCCACCTCGACGACATCCGCCATATCAGCCGGGAGTCGGGGGTGGAGATCGAGTGCTTCATCCACGGCGCCCTCTGCTTCGCCATCTCGGGGCAGTGCTACTTCTCGTCATTCCTCGGGGGGCACAGCGGCAACCGGGGGCGCTGCGCCCAGCCCTGCCGCCGCCACTACCGCTATCGACAGAACGAGGGGTACTTCTTCTCCACCAACGACCTCTCCACCGTGGACCTCATCCCCGACCTGTCCGCCGCTGGTGTGGCGTCCCTGAAGATCGAGGGGCGGATGAAGTCGGCCGAGTACGTGGCAAGCGTGGTGGAGGCCTACCGCCTCGTCCTCGACGCCCCGGAGCGCAAGCGGGCCGAGGCGGCGGCCCGGGCCAAGGAGATCCTCAAGTTCTCCTTCGGCCGGGTCCCCACCAAGGGGTTCATGGCCTCCCGCACCCCCACCGACATCGCCATCCCCACCCTCCGGGGGGCTACGGGGCGCTTTCTCGGGGAAGTGAAGAGCGTGCGGGGGGACCGGCTCACCTTCGAGACGAAAGACCGCCTCTTCGTGGGGGACCGGGTCCGGGTGCAGCCCAAGAGCGACATGGCCGGCAAGGCCTTCACGGTGAAGGATATCTTTGTGGGGAAGGAGCGGGTGAAGTCGGCGAAGGAACGGAGCATCGTCACGGTGGTGTCCCCTTTCGCCTTCAAGGCGGGGGACGCGGTCTTCAAGGTCTCCTCCGAGACCGCCTTCACCATGAGCGAGAACGCCTGCCTGAAACGCCTCGACGCGGTCAAGCCGGGGAAGATCCCTTGTGCCCTTGAGCTTTCCCTTGCCGGGGAGACCCTCCGCATCGGCGCTCAGGCCGCCGGTGCCGAATTTGCCGCCGAGTTTCCGGTCGGTCTTCTGGAGCCCTCCACCACCAGCGACATGGCGGGGGTCCTTCGGGCCCAGTTCTCCCGCACCGGCGAGACCCCCTTCGAGCTTCTGGGTCTTGACGCTCCGGGCTTCCCCTCGGTCCTCATCCCGCCGGCTCGGCTCAAGGATATCCGTCGCGACTTCTATCGCCGACTGGGCGAGAAGGTGGCGGCCGGCGTTGCCCAGCGCCGGGCCGAAGCGCGGAAACGGGCACTGGCCTCCCTGGTCCCGCCGGGGCACCCGCGTCGTGAGGTCAAGGGCGAGGTGACGGTCCGGATCGAGCACCTGCGCGATACCGCAATCCTTCGCCAGCAGGGGGTAGACGCCATCATCCTTCCGGTCTCCCGGGCCAACATCCACCAGGTTCCCCTTGCGGCGCGCAAGCTCCGGGGGGATGAGGGGCGGATCATCTGGCACCTCCCCTTCGTCATCTTCGACGCGGACCTCCCCTTCTACCAGGAGGCGGTCGCCCTCCTCACGGGGCAGGGGTTCCGCCGCTTCGAGCTCTCGAACCTCTCCCACTTCCCCCTCCTTGCAGGACGGGACGTGGAGCTCTCCACCGACTACCGCCTCTTCTCCCTCAACACCCAGGCCATCATGGCGTGGCACGAGCTGGGGGTGACCACTTCCACCCTCTACATCGAGGACGACGTGGAGAACATGGCGGTACTCCTCGGCGCGCCGGTGCCGGTGCGACGGCGGGTCCTGGTCTACGGCGGGGTGCCGGCCATGACCACCCGCGTCGCCATCAAGGGGGTGAAGGGGGACGCCCCCCTGGTCTCTGACCGGGGCGAAGAGTATGAGGTGGCGGTGCGGGGAGACCTCACCACCATCACCCCGGCGGTCCGCTTCTCCGTCACCCACTTCCGGGGCCGGCTCCAGGAGGCGGGGTGCGGCTCTTTCGTGGTGGACCTCTCCCAGGCCCCCCGGGAGCGGTGGCGCCCCATCCTCGACGCCCTTGCCCGGGGCGAGGGGGTGCCGGGGACGAGCGAATTCAACTTTGTCATGGGATTGGTATAG